One region of Quercus lobata isolate SW786 chromosome 2, ValleyOak3.0 Primary Assembly, whole genome shotgun sequence genomic DNA includes:
- the LOC115978361 gene encoding uncharacterized protein LOC115978361 isoform X1, producing the protein MKKLSLIMAFLISCWFIIESVIIPDGFRKWFCLSFFINPFVLFICQIFLWLKLLREWLLLIVILPLITSFLGLYNFILFRSGLSDFFSFTRLNTAEVVEEDEYFETLQGFNQNQNFDSYMCSSLETIPCKLTIYNIQMYKLEEKNDYEDSILHEDERSEETMFDLDEDTSINEYLSSICSFDSSVEEVNSSDCMSSCSSSGLPATHLDMNEHWSSNCDSNSPVKAREVTNGRDKEESDTFYKNYAERMRWFDILNYDRTCGINTILNKQLESPNSLERIEQVDFSVSHIPCSTKARKKLLRSLESDFEMVYVAQSCLSWEALHHQYKKVKSLASSSSQNCILHSNVAGEFQKFLVLLERFMEDERCGGKRVWNYVQGRFSLKSLLQVPEVLGFLDVEKEEVKAETLNIKEVLKVIEQCIQAFWEFLETDNRKSWWKFSSSLWINPPVEDPRSLRLLAGLTKRLQKKELWLKHLQGERRCWFKQVVNPPKESQKMEILCTMIDMKLVSRVLQMPLVTTSQLQWCKEKIDNIEFKEGIIIRACTGPLFPP; encoded by the exons ATGAAGAAGTTAAGTCTGATAATGGCTTTTCTTATATCCTGTTGGTTCATTATTGAATCTGTAATCATCCCAGATGGATTTCGAAAATGGTTTTGCTTGAGCTTTTTTATCAATCcctttgttctttttatttgccAGATCTTCCTGTGGCTCAAATTGCTAAGGGAATGGCTTTTATTAATAGTCATTCTTCCTCTTATAACTTCTTTTCTtggtttatataattttatactttttagaAGTGGTCTCTCTGACTTTTTCTCATTCACTAGATTGAACACTGCAGAAGTAGTAGAAGAGGATGAGTATTTTGAAACTCTACAGGGTttcaatcaaaatcaaaattttgattcatATATGTGTTCCAGCCTTGAAACTATACCGTGCAAGCTGACAATATACAACATTCAGATGTACAAATTAGAAGAGAAGAATGACTATGAAGATTCAATTCTTCATGAGGATGAAAGATCAGAAGAAACAATGTTTGATCTCGATGAAGATACAAGTATCAATGAGTATTTGTCATCCATTTGTAGCTTCGATTCATCAGTGGAAGAAGTAAATTCTAGTGACTGTATGAGTTCCTGTTCTAGCTCTGGTTTACCAGCCACACATTTAGACATGAATGAACATTGGTCATCGAATTGTGACTCCAATTCCCCAGTCAAAGCAAGAGAAGTAACTAATGGACGTGACAAGGAAGAATCTGATACATTTTACAAGAATTACGCTGAAAGAATGAGATGGTTTGACATACTGAATTACGATAGAACATGTGGAATAA ATACAATCTTGAACAAGCAATTGGAATCACCTAACTCATTAGAAAGAATTGAGCAAGTGGATTTCTCAGTCTCACATATCCCATGTAGCACAAAGGCCAGAAAAAAGCTGCTAAGAAGCCTAGAAAGTGACTTTGAAATGGTTTATGTGGCTCAGTCATGCTTGTCCTGGGAAGCTCTCCATCATCAATACAAAAAAGTGAAGTCTCTTGCAAGTTCTAGCTCTCAAAATTGCATCTTGCACTCCAATGTGGCAGGAGAATTCCAAAAGTTTTTAGTACTGCTAGAGAGATTCATGGAAGATGAAAGGTGTGGAGGGAAAAGGGTTTGGAATTATGTTCAAGGgagattttctctcaaaagtCTTCTCCAAGTTCCAGAGGTTTTAG GCTTTTTAGATGTGGAAAAGGAAGAAGTGAAGGCAGAAACCTTGAATATAAAAGAAGTGTTGAAGGTCATAGAGCAATGCATACAGGCTTTTTGGGAGTTTTTGGAAACAGACAATAGGAAGTCTTGGTGGAAATTCAGCAGCTCATTATGGATTAATCCACCTGTGGAAGACCCAAGAAGTTTGCGTCTATTAGCTGGTCTCACTAAGAGACTTCAAAAG aaggaACTATGGCTGAAACATTTACAAGGAGAGAGGAGATGTTGGTTCAAGCAAGTAGTGAACCCTCCCAAAGAGTCACAAAAAATGGAGATTTTATGTACAATGATAGATATGAAGCTTGTGTCAAGGGTGCTCCAAATGCCTCTGGTTACCACTTCCCAACTCCAGTGGTGCAAAGAGAAGATTGACAACATAGAGTTCAAAGAAGGGATAATTATAAGGGCTTGCACTGGTCCCTTGTTTCCACCTTGA
- the LOC115978361 gene encoding uncharacterized protein LOC115978361 isoform X2, whose protein sequence is MKKLSLIMAFLISCWFIIESVIIPDGFRKWFCLSFFINPFVLFICQIFLWLKLLREWLLLIVILPLITSFLGLYNFILFRSGLSDFFSFTRLNTAEVVEEDEYFETLQGFNQNQNFDSYMCSSLETIPCKLTIYNIQMYKLEEKNDYEDSILHEDERSEETMFDLDEDTSINEYLSSICSFDSSVEEVNSSDCMSSCSSSGLPATHLDMNEHWSSNCDSNSPVKAREVTNGRDKEESDTFYKNYAERMRWFDILNYDRTCGINTILNKQLESPNSLERIEQVDFSVSHIPCSTKARKKLLRSLESDFEMVYVAQSCLSWEALHHQYKKVKSLASSSSQNCILHSNVAGEFQKFLVLLERFMEDERCGGKRVWNYVQGRFSLKSLLQVPEVLGFLDVEKEEVKAETLNIKEVLKVIEQCIQAFWEFLETDNRKSWWKFSSSLWINPPVEDPRSLRLLAGLTKRLQKELWLKHLQGERRCWFKQVVNPPKESQKMEILCTMIDMKLVSRVLQMPLVTTSQLQWCKEKIDNIEFKEGIIIRACTGPLFPP, encoded by the exons ATGAAGAAGTTAAGTCTGATAATGGCTTTTCTTATATCCTGTTGGTTCATTATTGAATCTGTAATCATCCCAGATGGATTTCGAAAATGGTTTTGCTTGAGCTTTTTTATCAATCcctttgttctttttatttgccAGATCTTCCTGTGGCTCAAATTGCTAAGGGAATGGCTTTTATTAATAGTCATTCTTCCTCTTATAACTTCTTTTCTtggtttatataattttatactttttagaAGTGGTCTCTCTGACTTTTTCTCATTCACTAGATTGAACACTGCAGAAGTAGTAGAAGAGGATGAGTATTTTGAAACTCTACAGGGTttcaatcaaaatcaaaattttgattcatATATGTGTTCCAGCCTTGAAACTATACCGTGCAAGCTGACAATATACAACATTCAGATGTACAAATTAGAAGAGAAGAATGACTATGAAGATTCAATTCTTCATGAGGATGAAAGATCAGAAGAAACAATGTTTGATCTCGATGAAGATACAAGTATCAATGAGTATTTGTCATCCATTTGTAGCTTCGATTCATCAGTGGAAGAAGTAAATTCTAGTGACTGTATGAGTTCCTGTTCTAGCTCTGGTTTACCAGCCACACATTTAGACATGAATGAACATTGGTCATCGAATTGTGACTCCAATTCCCCAGTCAAAGCAAGAGAAGTAACTAATGGACGTGACAAGGAAGAATCTGATACATTTTACAAGAATTACGCTGAAAGAATGAGATGGTTTGACATACTGAATTACGATAGAACATGTGGAATAA ATACAATCTTGAACAAGCAATTGGAATCACCTAACTCATTAGAAAGAATTGAGCAAGTGGATTTCTCAGTCTCACATATCCCATGTAGCACAAAGGCCAGAAAAAAGCTGCTAAGAAGCCTAGAAAGTGACTTTGAAATGGTTTATGTGGCTCAGTCATGCTTGTCCTGGGAAGCTCTCCATCATCAATACAAAAAAGTGAAGTCTCTTGCAAGTTCTAGCTCTCAAAATTGCATCTTGCACTCCAATGTGGCAGGAGAATTCCAAAAGTTTTTAGTACTGCTAGAGAGATTCATGGAAGATGAAAGGTGTGGAGGGAAAAGGGTTTGGAATTATGTTCAAGGgagattttctctcaaaagtCTTCTCCAAGTTCCAGAGGTTTTAG GCTTTTTAGATGTGGAAAAGGAAGAAGTGAAGGCAGAAACCTTGAATATAAAAGAAGTGTTGAAGGTCATAGAGCAATGCATACAGGCTTTTTGGGAGTTTTTGGAAACAGACAATAGGAAGTCTTGGTGGAAATTCAGCAGCTCATTATGGATTAATCCACCTGTGGAAGACCCAAGAAGTTTGCGTCTATTAGCTGGTCTCACTAAGAGACTTCAAAAG gaACTATGGCTGAAACATTTACAAGGAGAGAGGAGATGTTGGTTCAAGCAAGTAGTGAACCCTCCCAAAGAGTCACAAAAAATGGAGATTTTATGTACAATGATAGATATGAAGCTTGTGTCAAGGGTGCTCCAAATGCCTCTGGTTACCACTTCCCAACTCCAGTGGTGCAAAGAGAAGATTGACAACATAGAGTTCAAAGAAGGGATAATTATAAGGGCTTGCACTGGTCCCTTGTTTCCACCTTGA
- the LOC115976878 gene encoding uncharacterized protein LOC115976878 isoform X1 translates to MDPSGSTQFDICEIYRQYCDITSGNVYVNGNEGYKQDDESQTAKISRDTLNQLLKLVESRVHTRIIFYELSKLMSKLDLVVDFSEFSRFYDFVFLICRENGQKNITVSKAVTAWKLVLAGRFRLLNQWCDFVEKNQRHNISEDTWQQVLAFSRCVHENLEGYDPEGAWPVLIDDFVEHMYRVLGTNDNANFFCNCGNSESQSSVFEEPLPGLKDFPGLKRKVLEDLQQDEMRSSFTFPHYTDRDPALSFKRIRLTSPRPANWEDNPPGNTTEDCMEITRHNSPLCSSKSPCAVEGCLSQGFAGLLSTRVCLQFDQERRVSFT, encoded by the exons ATGGATCCCTCCGGGTCGACCCAGTTCGATATCTGCGAGATTTACAGGCAATATTGTG ATATTACATCAGGAAATGTATATGTTAATGGGAATGAGGGCTACAAACAAGACGATGAATCACAAACGGCTAAAATTTCAAGAGACACATTGAACCAGCTCTTAAAATTGGTGGAGTCAAGGGTTCACACAAG gattattttttatgaactttCCAAGCTCATGTCAAAGCTAGACTTGGTG GTAGACTTTTCTGAATTTTCCCGCTTCTATGACTTTGTTTTCTTAATTTGCCGTGAAAATGGTCAAAAGAACATCA CTGTAAGCAAGGCAGTTACTGCATGGAAATTAGTCCTAGCAGGTAGATTTCGACTGCTGAATCAATGGTGCGACTTTGTTGAG AAAAATCAACGACACAACATCTCTGAGGATACTTGGCAGCAAGTTTTAGCTTTCAGCCGGTGTGTACATGAAAATCTGGAAGGGTATGATCCTGAAG GTGCTTGGCCTGTTCTAATAGATGACTTTGTTGAGCATATGTACAG GGTATTGGGAACTAATGATAATGCTAACTTCTTCTGTAACTGTGGTAATTCAGAATCCCAGTCATCCGTATTCGAGGAACCTCTTCCTG GATTGAAAGATTTTCCTGGTTTGAAGAGGAAAGTACTTGAGGACCTTCAACAGGATGAAATGAGGTCCTCATTCACCTTCCCCCACTATACAGACCGGGATCCTGCTTTGAGTTTTAAGAGAATCAGGCTGACTTCTCCCAGACCGGCAAACTGGGAGGATAATCCACCAGGTAATACTACAGAAGATTGCATGGAAATCACGAGACATAATAGTCCATTGTGCTCTTCCAAGTCTCCATGTGCAGTTGAAGGTTGTTTGTCACAGGGCTTTGCAGGGCTTCTTTCAACACGCGTCTGTTTGCAGTTTGATCAGGAAAGGAGAGTTTCCTTCACATAG
- the LOC115976878 gene encoding defective in cullin neddylation protein 1 isoform X2 gives MDPSGSTQFDICEIYRQYCDITSGNVYVNGNEGYKQDDESQTAKISRDTLNQLLKLVESRVHTRIIFYELSKLMSKLDLVVDFSEFSRFYDFVFLICRENGQKNITVSKAVTAWKLVLAGRFRLLNQWCDFVEKNQRHNISEDTWQQVLAFSRCVHENLEGYDPEGAWPVLIDDFVEHMYRVLGTNDNANFFCNCGNSESQSSVFEEPLPGLKDFPGLKRKVLEDLQQDEMRSSFTFPHYTDRDPALSFKRIRLTSPRPANWEDNPPGLCRASFNTRLFAV, from the exons ATGGATCCCTCCGGGTCGACCCAGTTCGATATCTGCGAGATTTACAGGCAATATTGTG ATATTACATCAGGAAATGTATATGTTAATGGGAATGAGGGCTACAAACAAGACGATGAATCACAAACGGCTAAAATTTCAAGAGACACATTGAACCAGCTCTTAAAATTGGTGGAGTCAAGGGTTCACACAAG gattattttttatgaactttCCAAGCTCATGTCAAAGCTAGACTTGGTG GTAGACTTTTCTGAATTTTCCCGCTTCTATGACTTTGTTTTCTTAATTTGCCGTGAAAATGGTCAAAAGAACATCA CTGTAAGCAAGGCAGTTACTGCATGGAAATTAGTCCTAGCAGGTAGATTTCGACTGCTGAATCAATGGTGCGACTTTGTTGAG AAAAATCAACGACACAACATCTCTGAGGATACTTGGCAGCAAGTTTTAGCTTTCAGCCGGTGTGTACATGAAAATCTGGAAGGGTATGATCCTGAAG GTGCTTGGCCTGTTCTAATAGATGACTTTGTTGAGCATATGTACAG GGTATTGGGAACTAATGATAATGCTAACTTCTTCTGTAACTGTGGTAATTCAGAATCCCAGTCATCCGTATTCGAGGAACCTCTTCCTG GATTGAAAGATTTTCCTGGTTTGAAGAGGAAAGTACTTGAGGACCTTCAACAGGATGAAATGAGGTCCTCATTCACCTTCCCCCACTATACAGACCGGGATCCTGCTTTGAGTTTTAAGAGAATCAGGCTGACTTCTCCCAGACCGGCAAACTGGGAGGATAATCCACCAG GGCTTTGCAGGGCTTCTTTCAACACGCGTCTGTTTGCAGTTTGA
- the LOC115972575 gene encoding ensconsin-like — protein MEGQQGKAAPAQPIPSLVPSLPARSPPTVPRHPHRSSPQPVPTSSAEQEKRGEQKGKEVADASKSRPTREEDVQRAAKQQKTRHPASRGQEKSDSPHPDSQLDGERKRRVTAVQTLSKSEQDLIVARKKLQSEEEARKSAELASEGYQKQHLEETQRLREKAEKLKEQSEKAKTKFEQAMNEAEQKGYELGRAETEKALRAEVPEVCRIFCARTWSVALDRAGVETSSELHKPENVYYPEAIRSSAPQSYQADTPSPAINPNEEVLSRNSPPGASPNKPTTASKAETVSQGFQQDLDSTVQSTGDITK, from the exons atggaaggtcaACAGGGAAAGGCTGCACCTGCCCAACCGATACCATCCCTGGTTCCATCTCTTCCGGCCAGGTCTCCTCCTACAGTTCCTCGCCACCCTCATCGATCATCTCCGCAACCAGTGCCGACCAGTTCTGCCGAGCAAGAGAAGCGCGGAGAACAGAAGGGTAAGGAGGTGGCAGATGCGAGTAAGTCTCGTCCCACTCGGgaggaggatgtccaacgagctgcaaagcagcagaaaactaggCACCCCGCTTCACGGGGTCAAGAGAAATCCGACTCCCCACATCCCGATTCACAG ctagatggtgaGAGGAAAAGGAGGGTAACGGCTgtacagaccttgtccaaatctgaacaggatttAATCGTTGCAAGGAAAAAGCTACAGTCcgaagaagaagctcgcaagagtgctgaaCTGGCATCAGAAGGttaccagaagcag catctagaagaGACCCAGAGGCTAAGGGAGAaagctgaaaagctcaaagaaCAATCCGAGAAAGCGAAAACCAAGTTCGAACAGGCAATGAACGAAGCCGAGCAAAAGGGCTACGAACTTGGGAgagctgaaactgagaaagccTTAAGAGCCGAAGTTCCGGAGGTGTGCCGTATCTTTTGTGCGAGAACCTGGAGTGTGGCTCTCGACCGTGCTGGGGTTGAAACCTCATCTGAACTACATAAGCCAGAGAACGTGTATTATCCTGAAGCGATACGCTCCTCGGCTCCTCAATCATACCAGGCTGATACCCCTTCCCCAGCTATTAACCCTAACGAGGAGGTTTTGTCTCGCAAttcccctccaggagcttcccccaacaaacccaccactGCCTCAAAGGCGGAGACGGTCTCACAAGGTTTTCAACAAGACTTGGATTCCACAGTTCAATCAACTGGGGACATTaccaaataa